From the genome of Atribacterota bacterium, one region includes:
- the rpsG gene encoding 30S ribosomal protein S7, protein MSRKRKAIKREIKEDPVYKDKRVAKFVNHIMWDGKKSIARRVFYDAMNILKEKTKKDPLDIFNLAMENVMPILEVKSRRVGGASYQVPVEVSPERRVTLAMRWIINFSRSKAGKPFSERLASELVDASQGTGSSVKKKEDTHKMAEANKAFAHYRW, encoded by the coding sequence ATGTCCAGAAAAAGAAAGGCAATTAAACGAGAAATAAAAGAGGATCCTGTTTATAAAGACAAGAGAGTGGCTAAGTTTGTTAATCATATTATGTGGGATGGTAAAAAAAGTATTGCTAGACGAGTATTCTATGATGCAATGAATATTTTAAAAGAAAAGACTAAGAAAGATCCATTGGATATTTTTAATCTAGCTATGGAAAATGTAATGCCAATCTTAGAGGTAAAATCGAGAAGAGTTGGTGGTGCAAGTTATCAGGTACCTGTTGAAGTATCACCTGAAAGAAGAGTTACTTTAGCTATGAGATGGATTATAAATTTTAGCAGAAGCAAAGCGGGAAAGCCTTTTTCTGAAAGATTAGCATCTGAGTTAGTTGATGCTTCTCAGGGAACAGGTTCCTCAGTTAAGAAAAAAGAAGATACTCATAAAATGGCGGAAGCAAACAAAGCTTTTGCTCACTATCGTTGGTAA
- the tuf gene encoding elongation factor Tu, whose product MAKEKFIRTKPHVNVGTIGHVDHGKTTLTSAITRYLSGKKLAKAMAFEEIDRAPEERERGITISVFHAEYETDKRHYAHIDCPGHADYVKNMITGAAQMDGAILVVSAADGPMPQTREHILLSRQVGVPYIVVFLNKVDMVDDPELIDLVEMEVRELLSEYEFPGDEIPVIKGSALKAMEADPTKPDDPAYKPIQELLDAVDNYISTPVRDVDKPFLLSVEDVFSITGRGTVATGRVERGVIKVGDAVEIVGLSDRPKKTVATGVEMFRKLLDQAEAGDNVGILLRGIDKKEVKRGQVIAAPGTITPHTKFKGEIIILTKEEGGRHTPIFSGYRPQFYFRTTDVTGTVALPEGVEMAMPGDNLTITGELITPIAMEKGVRFAIREGGRTIAAGVVTEVIE is encoded by the coding sequence ATGGCTAAAGAAAAGTTTATCCGTACCAAGCCGCATGTTAATGTTGGGACTATTGGTCATGTTGATCACGGTAAAACAACTCTTACTTCAGCAATTACCAGATATTTATCTGGTAAAAAGCTAGCTAAAGCTATGGCCTTTGAGGAAATCGATCGTGCTCCCGAAGAAAGAGAAAGAGGAATTACTATCTCAGTATTTCATGCTGAGTACGAAACGGACAAAAGGCACTATGCCCATATTGATTGTCCCGGTCATGCCGACTATGTCAAAAACATGATTACCGGTGCGGCGCAGATGGATGGTGCAATTCTAGTAGTCTCGGCAGCTGATGGTCCTATGCCTCAGACTCGAGAGCATATTCTCTTATCCCGGCAGGTAGGAGTGCCCTATATTGTAGTCTTTCTGAACAAAGTTGATATGGTAGATGATCCTGAGTTAATTGACCTGGTAGAGATGGAAGTAAGAGAATTACTTAGTGAATATGAATTTCCTGGTGATGAAATCCCAGTTATTAAAGGCTCGGCTCTTAAAGCGATGGAAGCCGATCCAACCAAACCGGATGATCCGGCTTATAAACCTATTCAGGAATTATTAGATGCTGTAGACAATTATATTTCTACACCAGTACGTGATGTAGATAAGCCCTTCCTCTTGTCTGTAGAGGATGTCTTCAGTATTACTGGTAGAGGAACAGTTGCTACCGGTCGAGTAGAGCGTGGAGTAATTAAAGTCGGTGACGCGGTAGAGATAGTAGGATTGAGTGATAGACCGAAAAAGACAGTAGCAACTGGTGTGGAGATGTTTCGCAAACTACTGGATCAGGCTGAGGCTGGTGACAATGTTGGTATTCTCCTTCGTGGTATAGACAAAAAAGAGGTTAAACGTGGCCAGGTTATTGCTGCCCCGGGTACCATTACCCCTCATACCAAATTTAAAGGAGAAATTATTATTCTTACCAAAGAAGAGGGAGGAAGACATACTCCTATCTTCAGCGGTTATCGTCCCCAGTTTTATTTCAGGACTACTGATGTAACCGGTACCGTAGCGCTTCCAGAAGGAGTAGAAATGGCTATGCCTGGTGATAACCTGACTATAACTGGTGAATTAATTACTCCCATTGCTATGGAAAAGGGTGTTCGTTTTGCTATTCGAGAAGGCGGAAGAACCATCGCTGCAGGAGTGGTTACCGAGGTTATTGAATAA
- the rpoC gene encoding DNA-directed RNA polymerase subunit beta' encodes MEISERINAITIGLASPEDIRKWSYGEVKKPETINYRTLKPEKDGLFCERIFGPVKDWECSCGKYKRIRYKGVICDRCGVEVTKSITRRERMGHIELACPVSHVWYFKGIPSPLALLLNISPRSLEKILYFAPDRRREQLYEVKKVNENIDNDSKEYLESEVITETEYKIHKLYNDNFEAELLYRVNQTKIFPNKIGDIINKEKLEELWGIFGKIFFSVEQNLPYDISHSDVGYDLDIETLEEEEVAEIKDKKEDKTENVPVIIPTDEKNDSGEQITYKILEIDGLISESRLSLLLEKEPGLSKRTTMAKQTIEESCYIVINQGNTNHKVGDIVLESENRLYTHYDSDFRAEIGAEAIKNLLKDINLDSLNMELREELKRSSGQKAKKMVKRLQITEAFRKSHCKPEWMILDVLPVIPPDLRPMVQLEGGRFATSDLNDLYRRVINRNNRLKRLLELGAPDIIVKNEKRMLQEAVDALIDNGRRGHAVLGAGNRPLKSLSDLLEGKKGRFRQNLLGKRVDYSGRSVIVVGPKLKLNQCGLPKKMALELFKPFVMHHLVKKELAHNIKTAKKLVEQESPEVWNILQEIVEEHPVLLNRAPTLHRLGIQVFKPVLVEGNAIQLHPLACPAFNADFDGDQMAVHVPLSTEAQTEAELLMLATNNVLSPANGAPIALPSQDIILGCYYLTMKEKGGKGEGKIFANPEEAIRAKEEGYVDVHASVKVRIKGSIEETTIGRVIFNQVLPEDMKFVDLTITKKTLARIISYIYRQYGPGKAVNCLDNIKELGFHYATISGITIGIIDLEIPSEKEKILEEAEKNVTKIKEQFNYGLIMEEERIEKIINAWTDAADKVVNAILSNLNSFNPLYMMTDSGARGSRRQIGQLAGMRGLMADPSGKIIEFPIQSNFREGLSCLEYFISTHGARKGLADTALRTSKSGYLTRRLIDVAQDVIITEEDCGTNDGILVSDIQVDGNIIEKIDERIVGRIAQEDVIESENGDIFVRRGEIINEKIAKKIIDSGIKEVKIRSPLTCASKQGICVKCYGKDLAMGKLVTIGEAVGTIAAQSIGEPGTQLTLRTFHTGGIKITGEDITLGLPRVEQLFEVRKPKKQAVISEMNGFVDRIKDDQESLRKEIIIRPETEMLSEKNREIKKKVYIIPKDLRIIVQEGQKITAGQKLTTGFIDPNDILRIQGIKAVQKYLLEQVQEVYRSQGVTINDKHIEVIVRQIARLNKIYIKASRDSDLLSGELVYVSDFEQANRRVTQENEEIRNRNRELLLNKALVNCITGNKGEILIDKNTVIDENIIRKIENSEYLNFDVIDEQGRINNIVQGEINFIERIKDHILIDAISKDIIDNKNINTDGSDKVSLQKFSGNKITREIALDLVKNDINRVKIFNPEIKTKLIGKMVAQDIKENDEQIVIITANKILDENDIEKIIEYQCEKMTIWSDIKEINIKENLISFTKEDVIGKNLGEELRDPKTGNVIADTKQPVSKNIIRKAYSTGISDIPLEDGRFFSLEGRTLDYIYHNLIGKIIAQDIIDKNTGETIIPAGEKITKNNANIFFQQNVELVKYRTENSIQESILLIENIGFMKRIKLPAVGMPIIQGITQASLSTESFLSGASFQRTTHVLTNASIKGKVDYLYGLKENVIIGNIIPAGTGLAQYRDVEITSKYEEELEKEAQEGIKEDEIIDHPDNNIASKPKSINDDNHEKV; translated from the coding sequence TTGGAAATTTCTGAAAGAATTAATGCTATAACAATAGGATTAGCTTCACCAGAAGATATTCGTAAATGGTCATATGGGGAAGTTAAAAAACCTGAAACCATTAACTATAGGACTCTTAAACCCGAAAAAGATGGTTTGTTTTGTGAACGTATTTTCGGACCGGTTAAAGATTGGGAATGCAGTTGTGGTAAATATAAGAGAATTAGATATAAGGGTGTTATATGTGACCGTTGTGGTGTTGAGGTTACCAAATCAATTACTCGACGTGAGAGAATGGGGCATATCGAATTAGCTTGCCCTGTTTCGCATGTTTGGTATTTTAAAGGAATTCCCAGTCCACTTGCTTTATTACTAAATATTTCTCCAAGGAGTTTAGAAAAAATCCTTTACTTTGCTCCAGATAGAAGAAGAGAACAATTATATGAAGTTAAAAAAGTAAATGAGAATATTGACAATGATTCTAAAGAATATTTAGAAAGTGAAGTAATTACAGAAACTGAATATAAAATTCATAAATTATATAATGATAATTTTGAGGCAGAATTATTATATAGAGTCAACCAAACAAAAATATTTCCAAATAAAATTGGAGATATTATCAATAAAGAAAAGCTGGAAGAGTTATGGGGGATATTCGGTAAAATATTCTTTAGTGTGGAACAAAATTTACCTTATGACATTAGCCATTCAGATGTAGGATATGATTTAGATATCGAAACTTTAGAGGAAGAGGAAGTTGCTGAAATTAAAGATAAAAAAGAGGATAAAACCGAAAATGTTCCCGTGATTATTCCGACTGATGAAAAGAATGATTCAGGGGAACAAATAACCTATAAGATATTGGAAATAGATGGATTAATATCGGAGAGCAGGTTATCACTTTTATTAGAAAAAGAGCCAGGATTGTCAAAAAGAACAACTATGGCTAAACAAACAATTGAAGAATCCTGCTATATAGTAATTAATCAAGGGAATACAAATCATAAAGTTGGAGATATTGTATTAGAATCAGAAAATAGATTGTATACTCATTATGATTCAGATTTTAGAGCAGAAATAGGTGCCGAAGCTATTAAAAATTTATTGAAAGATATTAATCTGGATTCTTTAAATATGGAATTACGGGAAGAATTAAAACGTTCATCTGGTCAAAAAGCTAAAAAAATGGTTAAAAGATTGCAGATTACTGAAGCATTTAGAAAAAGCCATTGTAAACCAGAATGGATGATACTGGATGTACTGCCGGTAATTCCACCAGATCTAAGGCCTATGGTACAGTTAGAAGGTGGTAGATTTGCCACTTCAGACTTAAATGATCTTTATCGAAGAGTAATAAATCGAAATAATCGGTTAAAAAGATTATTGGAGTTAGGTGCCCCAGATATCATTGTGAAGAATGAAAAAAGAATGTTGCAAGAGGCTGTTGATGCTTTAATTGATAATGGGAGGAGAGGCCATGCAGTATTGGGAGCAGGTAATCGGCCTCTTAAATCATTAAGTGATTTATTGGAGGGGAAGAAAGGTAGATTCAGGCAAAATTTATTAGGTAAGAGAGTCGACTATTCTGGTCGTTCTGTAATTGTTGTCGGTCCCAAATTAAAATTAAATCAGTGTGGATTACCAAAAAAGATGGCATTAGAATTATTTAAACCATTTGTAATGCACCATTTAGTTAAAAAAGAGCTTGCTCATAATATCAAAACTGCTAAAAAATTAGTTGAACAAGAATCTCCAGAAGTTTGGAACATATTACAAGAAATTGTTGAGGAACATCCCGTTTTGTTAAACAGGGCTCCGACATTGCATAGATTAGGAATTCAAGTTTTTAAACCGGTGTTGGTGGAAGGAAATGCAATTCAACTTCATCCCTTAGCTTGCCCTGCATTTAACGCTGATTTTGATGGTGACCAAATGGCTGTACATGTTCCTTTATCTACAGAGGCACAGACTGAAGCCGAATTGTTAATGCTGGCAACTAATAATGTTTTATCACCAGCAAATGGTGCTCCCATTGCACTACCATCTCAGGATATTATACTGGGATGCTATTACCTTACAATGAAGGAAAAAGGAGGAAAGGGAGAAGGAAAAATATTTGCCAATCCTGAAGAAGCTATTAGAGCAAAAGAAGAAGGTTATGTTGATGTTCATGCCAGTGTGAAGGTTAGAATAAAAGGTAGTATTGAAGAAACAACAATCGGTCGGGTTATTTTTAATCAGGTATTACCCGAAGATATGAAATTTGTTGATTTGACCATCACCAAAAAAACATTAGCCCGTATTATTTCTTACATTTATCGCCAGTATGGACCAGGGAAAGCAGTAAATTGTTTAGATAATATTAAAGAATTGGGTTTTCACTATGCCACTATATCGGGAATAACTATCGGGATTATAGATTTAGAAATCCCATCGGAAAAAGAAAAAATATTAGAAGAAGCTGAAAAAAATGTTACTAAAATTAAAGAACAATTCAACTACGGCTTGATAATGGAAGAGGAAAGAATCGAAAAAATTATTAATGCCTGGACAGATGCCGCTGATAAAGTAGTTAATGCTATTTTAAGTAATCTAAATAGCTTTAATCCGCTTTATATGATGACTGATTCTGGAGCTCGAGGAAGTCGAAGACAAATTGGTCAATTAGCTGGAATGAGAGGTTTAATGGCTGATCCATCTGGAAAAATTATAGAATTTCCCATACAGTCTAACTTTAGGGAAGGATTATCCTGCCTAGAATATTTCATATCTACTCATGGAGCAAGGAAAGGTTTAGCTGATACAGCTCTTAGAACATCTAAGTCAGGATATTTAACCAGGAGATTAATCGATGTAGCTCAGGATGTTATAATTACTGAGGAAGATTGTGGTACCAATGATGGCATATTGGTTTCTGACATACAAGTGGATGGAAATATCATTGAAAAGATAGACGAGAGAATAGTAGGGAGAATAGCTCAAGAAGATGTTATAGAAAGTGAAAATGGAGATATTTTCGTTCGGAGAGGTGAAATAATAAATGAGAAAATAGCTAAAAAAATCATTGATTCAGGTATAAAAGAAGTCAAGATACGATCTCCACTAACCTGTGCTTCAAAGCAAGGCATTTGTGTCAAATGTTATGGTAAAGACCTGGCAATGGGCAAACTTGTAACTATCGGTGAGGCTGTTGGAACTATTGCTGCCCAATCTATTGGTGAACCTGGAACACAACTAACATTAAGAACTTTCCATACTGGTGGTATAAAAATTACTGGTGAAGATATTACTTTAGGTTTGCCACGAGTTGAGCAACTATTTGAAGTAAGAAAACCTAAAAAACAAGCAGTAATAAGTGAAATGAATGGATTTGTTGATCGAATTAAAGATGATCAGGAATCACTCAGGAAAGAAATTATTATAAGACCTGAAACTGAAATGTTATCAGAAAAAAATAGAGAGATTAAAAAGAAGGTTTATATAATACCTAAGGATTTAAGGATTATTGTTCAAGAAGGACAGAAAATTACAGCCGGTCAAAAATTAACAACAGGTTTTATTGATCCAAATGATATTCTGAGAATTCAAGGTATTAAAGCTGTTCAAAAATACCTTTTAGAGCAAGTTCAGGAAGTTTATCGCTCACAAGGAGTAACCATAAATGATAAGCATATTGAGGTAATTGTAAGGCAAATTGCCCGTTTAAATAAAATATACATTAAGGCCTCACGTGATTCTGATTTGCTTTCTGGTGAACTAGTATATGTTTCAGATTTTGAACAGGCTAATAGAAGAGTAACTCAAGAAAATGAAGAGATTCGTAATAGGAATAGGGAATTACTGCTGAATAAGGCTTTAGTTAATTGCATAACAGGTAATAAGGGTGAAATTCTAATTGATAAAAATACTGTTATAGATGAAAATATAATCAGAAAAATTGAGAATTCAGAATATCTAAACTTTGATGTAATTGATGAACAGGGCAGAATTAACAATATAGTTCAAGGTGAAATTAATTTTATTGAGCGGATAAAGGATCATATTCTTATTGATGCTATTTCCAAAGACATTATTGATAACAAGAATATTAATACAGATGGATCTGATAAGGTCAGTTTACAAAAATTTAGTGGAAATAAGATAACAAGGGAAATTGCTCTTGATTTAGTGAAGAATGATATAAATAGAGTAAAGATTTTTAATCCTGAAATAAAAACCAAATTGATAGGGAAAATGGTTGCTCAAGATATTAAAGAAAATGATGAACAAATTGTTATAATAACCGCCAATAAAATTTTAGATGAAAATGATATAGAAAAAATAATAGAATATCAGTGTGAAAAAATGACAATTTGGAGTGACATTAAAGAGATTAATATCAAAGAGAATTTAATCAGCTTTACAAAAGAAGATGTTATCGGGAAGAATCTTGGTGAAGAGCTTAGAGATCCTAAAACCGGAAATGTTATTGCGGATACAAAACAGCCAGTAAGTAAAAATATTATAAGAAAAGCATATTCAACCGGTATTAGTGATATACCTTTGGAAGATGGTCGTTTCTTCTCTCTAGAAGGAAGAACTTTAGATTACATCTATCACAACCTTATTGGTAAGATAATTGCTCAAGATATTATTGATAAAAATACTGGTGAAACTATAATTCCAGCTGGTGAGAAAATTACAAAAAATAATGCAAATATATTTTTTCAACAAAATGTTGAATTGGTAAAATATAGAACTGAAAATAGCATACAAGAGTCAATATTATTAATAGAAAATATTGGTTTTATGAAAAGGATCAAATTGCCTGCAGTAGGAATGCCTATTATACAGGGAATTACCCAGGCTTCCTTATCTACTGAAAGCTTTTTATCAGGTGCTTCTTTTCAACGGACCACTCATGTTTTAACTAATGCATCAATAAAAGGAAAAGTAGATTATTTATATGGTTTGAAAGAAAATGTTATAATTGGCAACATCATACCAGCAGGTACAGGTTTAGCGCAATATAGAGATGTAGAAATAACCTCAAAATATGAAGAAGAATTAGAAAAGGAAGCGCAAGAAGGGATCAAAGAAGATGAGATTATTGATCATCCAGATAATAATATTGCAAGTAAGCCTAAAAGTATTAATGATGATAACCATGAAAAAGTTTAA
- the rpsL gene encoding 30S ribosomal protein S12, translating to MPTISQLVRKRRKNVIKKSGTPALKGSPLKRGVCTRVWTITPKKPNSALRKVARVRLSNNMEVTAYIPGIGHNLQEHSIVLIRGGRVKDLPGVRYHIVRGVMDTTGVEGRKQGRSKYGANRPKK from the coding sequence ATGCCAACGATTAGTCAATTAGTAAGAAAAAGAAGAAAAAATGTAATAAAAAAATCAGGTACTCCAGCTTTAAAAGGTTCACCGCTAAAACGAGGTGTTTGCACCCGTGTATGGACTATAACACCGAAGAAACCTAACTCTGCTCTAAGAAAAGTTGCTAGAGTGCGATTAAGTAATAATATGGAGGTTACTGCTTATATACCTGGAATTGGTCATAACCTACAAGAACACTCCATTGTTCTGATTAGAGGTGGAAGGGTAAAAGACTTACCTGGAGTTAGATACCATATAGTACGTGGTGTAATGGATACAACTGGAGTAGAAGGAAGAAAACAAGGTCGTTCCAAATATGGAGCTAATAGGCCGAAAAAGTAA
- the rpsJ gene encoding 30S ribosomal protein S10, with the protein MQKIRIRLRAYDHRILDNSALKIIDAIKKTGGKYSGPIPLPTEINKYCVLRSPHVDKKSREQFEMRTHKRMIDIIDPSAKSVEALMHLDLPSGVDIEIKTLE; encoded by the coding sequence ATGCAAAAAATAAGAATCAGGCTAAGGGCGTATGATCATCGTATACTTGATAATTCTGCTTTAAAGATAATTGATGCTATAAAAAAAACTGGAGGTAAATATTCTGGTCCAATTCCTTTGCCTACTGAAATAAATAAATATTGTGTGTTAAGATCACCTCATGTTGATAAAAAATCAAGAGAACAATTTGAGATGAGAACACATAAAAGAATGATTGACATTATCGATCCATCAGCTAAATCAGTGGAAGCCTTGATGCATCTAGATTTACCTTCTGGTGTAGATATTGAAATAAAAACTTTAGAATAA
- the rplC gene encoding 50S ribosomal protein L3, translated as MKTGILGKKIGMTSFFLDNGDSIGITVLQVGPCMILNKREKQKDSYEALQLGFITIDKKNRINKPLNGYFKKQNVSPCQHIKEFKFNDIDKYEIGNEIKVDIFKAGEKVNVIGMSKGRGFAGSIKRHNFAGGPKTHGQKDYYRSPGSIGATDAARVFKGKKLPGRMGNKSIKIKNIEIVKVDLDRNLILLKGAIPGPNNALVAIEKVS; from the coding sequence GTGAAAACTGGTATTTTAGGTAAAAAGATAGGAATGACTAGTTTTTTTCTAGATAATGGTGATTCAATTGGTATTACAGTATTACAGGTTGGTCCCTGTATGATTTTAAATAAGAGAGAAAAGCAAAAAGATAGTTATGAAGCCCTTCAGCTTGGTTTTATTACTATTGATAAAAAGAATAGAATAAATAAACCATTAAATGGTTATTTTAAAAAGCAAAATGTATCACCTTGCCAACACATAAAAGAATTTAAATTTAATGATATAGATAAATACGAGATAGGTAACGAAATAAAAGTTGATATATTTAAAGCAGGGGAAAAGGTAAATGTCATCGGGATGAGCAAAGGAAGAGGCTTTGCTGGTTCTATAAAAAGACATAACTTTGCTGGGGGTCCTAAAACTCATGGTCAGAAGGATTATTACCGATCTCCTGGTTCTATTGGTGCTACAGATGCAGCTAGGGTTTTTAAAGGTAAAAAATTACCTGGAAGAATGGGGAACAAGTCAATCAAGATAAAAAATATTGAAATTGTTAAGGTTGATCTGGATCGTAATTTAATTTTATTAAAAGGTGCTATCCCGGGTCCCAATAATGCTCTTGTAGCAATTGAAAAGGTTTCCTAG
- the fusA gene encoding elongation factor G, with product MLNTISMQQLRNIGIMAHIDAGKTTVTERILYYTGRVHKMGEVHEGTATMDWMPQERERGITISSAVTTSFWKGCQINIIDTPGHVDFTVEVERSLRVLDGAVVVFCAVGGVEPQTETVWHQADRYHVPRIAFINKMDRVGADFHGTVKMIRDKFSTIPLVIQIPWGSEGNFQGIIDIINMKAYSYTIDTLGINYCIEEIPEEYRKAAEKAQKNMIDILAEEDELFMEDYLYDKEITLEQIYQTIRRVTIKNRIVPVLCGSALKNKGIQLLLDAVNRYLPSPLEVLPIKGENPETSKEVIRHTDVNEPLSALVFKVMTDPFFGRLSFLRVYSGIIKEGHYIYNSTQNIKERINRLVKIHADHKEQVKELSAGNLGAIIGLKKSGTGDTLCDEKNPIILEKIKFPEPVISIAIEPKSIVDRDKMAIALDKIAEEDPTFRHSVNKDTGQTIISGMGELHLEIIVDRILREYKLDGNIGKPQVAFKETITKKAIAQGKFIRQSGGKGQYGDVIIEIEPYKEDTFAFIDRTVGGSVPKEYIPAVKQGIQEAMLCGILASYPVTNIKVSVVDGSFHPVDSSELAFRIAASKALKDGLKKGNPVLLEPIVEIEIRTPEEYLGSIISDLNSRRAKIVGIQEKKNIKGKIVIANVPLQEVFGYATNLRSISQGRAIYMMQFAYYEVVPDNIMIKTLYKI from the coding sequence ATGTTAAACACAATTAGTATGCAACAGCTTAGAAATATTGGTATTATGGCTCATATTGATGCTGGGAAAACTACTGTTACTGAAAGGATTTTATATTATACTGGAAGAGTACATAAAATGGGTGAAGTTCATGAAGGTACGGCAACTATGGATTGGATGCCCCAAGAAAGAGAACGAGGTATTACAATAAGCTCAGCAGTTACAACTTCCTTTTGGAAAGGTTGTCAAATTAATATTATTGATACGCCAGGGCATGTAGATTTTACGGTAGAAGTTGAACGATCACTAAGAGTATTAGATGGGGCAGTTGTAGTTTTTTGTGCTGTGGGAGGAGTGGAGCCGCAGACAGAAACTGTGTGGCATCAGGCCGATCGTTATCATGTTCCTAGAATTGCTTTTATTAATAAAATGGATCGTGTTGGTGCGGATTTTCATGGTACTGTTAAAATGATTAGAGATAAATTTTCCACTATACCCCTAGTGATACAGATACCATGGGGAAGTGAAGGCAATTTTCAAGGAATTATTGATATTATCAATATGAAGGCTTATTCATATACCATTGATACTTTAGGTATAAATTATTGTATTGAAGAAATACCGGAAGAATATAGAAAAGCTGCTGAGAAAGCCCAAAAAAATATGATAGATATCTTAGCTGAAGAAGATGAATTATTCATGGAGGACTATCTCTATGACAAAGAGATAACTTTGGAGCAAATATATCAAACTATAAGAAGAGTAACTATAAAAAATAGAATAGTTCCAGTTTTATGTGGTTCAGCTTTGAAAAACAAAGGAATACAATTGCTTCTGGATGCAGTAAACAGATATTTGCCCTCACCTTTAGAAGTATTACCAATTAAAGGTGAGAATCCTGAAACAAGTAAAGAGGTTATTAGGCATACAGATGTTAATGAACCTTTATCTGCCTTGGTTTTTAAAGTTATGACTGATCCTTTTTTTGGAAGATTAAGTTTTTTAAGAGTCTATTCTGGCATAATAAAAGAAGGTCATTATATATATAATTCTACGCAAAATATTAAAGAAAGAATAAATAGATTGGTAAAAATACATGCAGACCACAAAGAACAGGTTAAAGAATTATCTGCTGGTAACTTAGGAGCAATTATTGGTCTTAAAAAATCTGGAACTGGAGATACTTTATGTGATGAAAAAAATCCTATAATTTTGGAAAAAATCAAATTTCCTGAACCAGTAATTTCTATTGCTATTGAACCAAAAAGTATTGTGGATAGAGATAAAATGGCAATTGCTTTAGACAAAATTGCTGAGGAAGATCCGACTTTTAGACATTCAGTCAATAAAGATACCGGGCAGACCATCATTTCTGGCATGGGCGAACTGCACTTAGAAATTATTGTTGATCGAATATTAAGAGAATATAAACTTGATGGAAATATAGGTAAACCACAGGTTGCTTTTAAAGAAACAATTACTAAGAAAGCTATTGCTCAGGGAAAGTTCATTAGACAAAGTGGCGGTAAAGGACAATATGGTGATGTAATTATTGAAATTGAACCATACAAAGAAGATACCTTTGCATTTATTGACAGAACAGTTGGGGGAAGCGTACCAAAAGAATATATACCAGCTGTAAAACAGGGAATCCAGGAAGCAATGTTATGTGGTATATTAGCAAGTTATCCTGTTACTAATATTAAAGTTTCTGTAGTTGATGGATCTTTTCACCCAGTGGATTCATCCGAATTAGCTTTTAGAATTGCTGCTTCTAAGGCACTAAAAGATGGATTAAAAAAAGGTAATCCAGTACTTTTAGAACCTATTGTAGAAATAGAAATTAGAACACCAGAAGAATATTTAGGTTCTATAATTAGTGACCTTAATTCTCGTAGAGCTAAAATAGTTGGAATTCAGGAGAAAAAGAATATTAAAGGTAAGATAGTTATAGCTAATGTTCCTTTACAGGAAGTTTTTGGTTATGCAACAAATTTAAGATCAATATCTCAGGGCAGAGCGATTTATATGATGCAATTTGCCTATTATGAGGTTGTACCTGATAATATAATGATAAAAACTTTATATAAAATTTAA